The following proteins come from a genomic window of Anguilla rostrata isolate EN2019 chromosome 17, ASM1855537v3, whole genome shotgun sequence:
- the arhgap17b gene encoding rho GTPase-activating protein 17b isoform X1 has protein sequence MKKQFNRMKQLANQTVGRAEKTEVLSEDLLQIERRLETVRLVAHNAHKRLVGCLQAHGGTDGEKRHKKLPLTALSQAMQEGGNQLGEESLIGKMMESCGEAENSLASVLIQHEVQIERDILDPLNQLAEVEIPNIQKQRKQLAKHVLDYDSAKNRYFQISKSAISSGTNPALTAKVDALKEEMDDALNKVEICKDQLSADLYNFFSKEGEYAGYFLTLLEAQADYHRRSLTTLESLLPNIKAQQESWMEKPAFGTHLDEHLKRSNREIALPIEACVMMLLETGMKEEGLFRIAAGASKLKKLKAALDCSTSQLEEFYSDPHAVAGALKSYLRELPEPLMSFQLYDDWTQAASVSDPDKRMQALWVTCDKLPKNNKANFRYLVKFLAKLAQDSDVNKMSPSNIAIVLGPNLLWAKAEGNLAELAAATSVHAVAIIEPIIQHAEWFFPGDIDFNVSGMFALPTVAGGDYDSGTLERRRPGSMENDSRKDSTHRDHFTTPPSQRNGGPGTAGMPAGGSRSGSPHMARRGTKKPAPAPPKPANPPPVQPGPQAPTSSGATTPADPHPKLTSRHSQSSQSGSPHPGAVRRHSSTLTPLQAPNHPPPQPPPQIAPPPLLKGSGQAAVTESGADQSPPRTPSPPDTPPPPTDPSEMNPYALPFSFQTGSLPRPKPVPRPRHRPGVPPPPQPPTHAGDGANDLKIFTDSGVAFKGLSRAFVPVVAVEPLTRGTPGPEPTLSPPLDPAFDSESTAL, from the exons GGCGGAGAAAACCGAAGTGCTCAGCGAAGACCTGCTACAG ATCGAGCGGCGGCTGGAGACGGTGCGGCTGGTGGCCCACAATGCCCACAAGCGCCTGGTGGGCTGCCTGCAGGCCCACGGCGGCACAGACGGGGAGAAGAGACAC AAAAAACTGCCCCTGACGGCCCTGTCACAGGCCATGCAGGAGGGGGGCAATCAGCTGGGAGAAGAGTCCCTGATTGG TAAGATGATGGAGAGTTGCGGAGAGGCAGAGAACAGCTTGGCCAGCGTACTGATACAGCATGAGGttcagatagagagagacatcCTGGACCCCCTCAACCAGCTGGCAGAG GTGGAAATACCCAACATTCAGAAACAGAGGAAACAGCTGGCCAAGCACGTACTGGACTACGACTCTGCCAAAAACAG GTATTTTCAGATATCCAAGTCAGCGATCTCGTCAGGAACTAACCCGGCTCTGACTGCCAAGGTGGACGCTCTGAAGGAGGAGATGGATGATGCCTTGAACAAAGTGGAGATATGCAAG GACCAGCTGTCTGCAGATCTGTATAATTTCTTCTCTAAGGAGGGGGAGTACGCCGGCTATTTCCTTACG ttaCTGGAGGCTCAGGCAGATTACCACAGGAGATCTCTCACCACTTTAGAGAGCCTCTTACCCAACATAAAAGCACAGCAAG AGTCTTGGATGGAGAAGCCGGCGTTTGGCACTCACCTGGACGAGCACCTGAAGCGCAGCAACCGGGAGATCGCCCTGCCCATCGAGGCCTGCGTCATGATGCTGCTGGAGACCGGCATGAAGGAGGAG GGGCTGTTCCGAATCGCTGCGGGAGCCTCCAAGCTGAAGAAGCTGAAGGCGGCGCTGGACTGCTCCACCTCCCAGCTGGAGGAGTTCTACTCCGACCCCCACGCTGTAGCTG GCGCTCTGAAGTCATACCTGAGAGAGCTACCTGAACCCCTCATGTCTTTCCAGCTCTACGATGATTGGACACAGGCAGCAAG TGTGTCGGACCCCGACAAACGAATGCAGGCTCTGTGGGTGACTTGCGACAAACTGCCAAAGAACAACAAGGCTAACTTCAG GTATCTGGTGAAGTTCCTGGCCAAGCTGGCCCAGGACAGCGATGTAAACAAGATGTCCCCCAGTAACATCGCCATCGTCCTGGGGCCCAATCTGCTGTGGGCCAAAGCCGAGGG caatCTAGCAGAGTTAGCAGCTGCTACCTCAGTCCATGCAGTCGCCATCATAGAGCCCATCATCCAGCACGCTGAATGGTTCTTCCCAGGAg ACATCGACTTCAACGTGTCGGGCATGTTTGCCCTGCCGACGGTGGCTGGCGGTGACTATGACTCGGGCACCCTGGAGAGGCGGCGGCCTGGCAGCATGGAGAACGACAGTCGGAAAGACAG CACCCACCGTGACCACTTCACCACACCCCCATCTCAGCGGAACGGGGGTCCGGGCACGGCTGGCATGCCAGCGGGCGGGTCCCGCAGCGGCAGCCCCCACATGGCGCGCAGAG GTACAAAGAAgcctgcccctgccccgcccaaaCCGGCCAACCCCCCTCCAGTGCAGCCTGGCCCTCAGGCGCCTACGTCGTCCGGGGCGACCACGCCCGCGGACCCACACCCCAAACTGACCTCCCGGCACTCCCAGTCCAGTCAGAGCGGATCGCCGCACCCGGGCGCCGTCCGCCGCCACTCCAGCACCCTGACGCCCCTCCAAGCGCCCAACCACCCGCCCCCGCAGCCGCCGCCCCAGATAGCCCCGCCTCCCCTGCTCAAGGGCTCCGGCCAGGCGGCGGTGACTGAGTCAGGGGCGGACCAGTCCCCTCCCagaacccccagccccccggacacccctccacccccgacGGATCCCTCCGAAATGAACCCCTACGCCCTGCCCTTCTCTTTCCAAACCGGCTCGCTGCCTCGTCCAAAGCCTGTGCCGAGACCGCGGCACCGCCCCGGTGtgcctccgcccccccagccccccacccacgCCGGTGACGGCGCCAACGACCTCAAAATCTTCACCG ATTCGGGCGTGGCTTTTAAAGGGCTGAGCCGCGCCTTTGTCCCGGTGGTCGCCGTGGAGCCACTGACTAGGGGGACCCCAGGCCCCGAACCCACGCTTTCTCCCCCTCTGGACCCCGCGTTTGACTCAGAGAGCACCGCCTTGTGA
- the slc5a11 gene encoding sodium/myo-inositol cotransporter 2 — protein sequence METHTTTPFPTPTQNATAVPNFLAPSDIVVLVLYFVFVMAVGLWSMWKTKRSTVDGYFLAGKNMVWWPVGASLFASNVGSGHFIGLAGSGAASGIAATAYEWNGMLIVLLLGWVFLPIYIASRVTTMPEYLQRRFGGKRIQMYIAVLYLFIYIFTKISVDLYAGAVFIQQALRWNLYLAVVLLLVITAVYTVAGGLAAVIYTDTLQTVIMLIGAIILTGFSFAEVGGWDALLEKYPEAIPEIRDPNTTCGIPRADAFRLFRDPVTSDLPWPGVIIGMTIPSIWYWCTDQVIVQRSLAAKNLLHAKGGSLLASYLKIMPFFIMLLPGMISRILFTDEVACADPDICNEVCGNPVGCTDIAYPKLVMELLPSGLRGLMMAVMLAALMSSLTSIFNSSSTIFTMDVWKSLRHGASEWELMIVGRVFVLVLVVVSVLWIPLIQAAQGGQLFIYIQSISSYLQPPVCMVFMAGCFWKRTTEMGAFWGLIVGLFMGCVRLVLDFVYPIPLCHETDSRPEVVKYVHYLYFSMILSLVTIIVTVAVSLATEKPSEDQISGLTWSTRFDSVKKRRASVEAGISVEQSQSKLPEEEQNSSGDADQVKRGSLSTVDGKVGGVSRLKSVFLWVCGMEREETGSCPQAPPLPVDTTCLLEEDPNMRHFVNGNLIVCMSVAVFLIGYWA from the exons ATGGAgacccacaccaccaccccctttcccacccccacccagaaTGCAACAGCGGTCCCCAATTTTCTGGCACCTTCTGACATTGTGGTGTTAGTCCTGTACTTTGTGTTTGTGATGGCTGTGGGACTGTGG TCAATGTGGAAGACCAAGAGGAGCACTGTGGATGGGTATTTCCTTGCTGGGAAGAACATGGTTTGGTGGCCG GTGGGAGCGTCGCTCTTCGCCAGCAACGTGGGAAGCGGCCACTTCATCGGGCTGGCCGGGTCGGGGGCCGCCTCCGGCATCGCCGCCACCGCCTACGAGTGGAAC GGCATGCTGATCGTGCTGCTGCTAGGCTGGGTCTTCCTCCCCATCTACATCGCCTCACGG gtGACAACAATGCCAGAATATTTGCAGAGGCGATTTGGGGGGAAGAGGATCCAGATGTATATTGCCGttttgtacttatttatttatatctttaCAAAAATATCG GTGGATCTGTACGCAGGAGCGGTGTTCATCCAGCAGGCTCTGCGCTGGAACCTGTACCTGGCTGTGGTTCTGCTGCTGGTCATCACCGCCGTCTACACTGTGGCAG GTGGTCTGGCGGCTGTGATTTACACGGACACCCTGCAGACCGTCATCATGCTGATAGGAGCCATAATCCTCACGGGATTCA GTTTCGCGGAGGTCGGGGGCTGGGATGCCCTCCTGGAGAAGTACCCGGAGGCGATCCCCGAAATAAGAGACCCCAACACCACCTGCGGCATCCCTCGCGCCGACGCCTTCCGGCTGTTCCGTGACCCCGTGACCTCTGATCTCCCCTGGCCAGGGGTCATAATTGGGATGACTATCCCCTCCATCTGGTACTGGTGCACAGATCAG GTGATTGTTCAGCGATCTCTGGCAGCTAAGAACCTGCTCCACGCCAAGGGCGGTTCCCTGCTGGCCTCCTACCTGAAGATCATGCCTTTCTTTATCATGCTTCTGCCTGGGATGATCAGCAGGATACTCTTCACGG ATGAGGTGGCGTGTGCGGATCCTGACATATGCAACGAGGTGTGTGGGAACCCTGTTGGGTGCACAGACATCGCGTACCCAAAACTAGTGATGGAGCTCCTACCCTCAG GTCTGAGGGGTTTGATGATGGCAGTGATGTTAGCAGCTCTAATGTCCTCCCTCACGTCCATCTTTAACAGCTCCAGCACCATTTTCACTATGGATGTGTGGAAAAGCCTGCGCCACGGTGCCAGCGAATGGGAGCTGATGATTGTGGGCAG GGTGTTTGTGCTGGTTCTGGTGGTTGTGTCGGTGTTGTGGATCCCACTGATCCAGGCTGCGCAGGGAGGACAGCTCTTCATCTACATACAGTCCATCAGCTCGTACCTGCAGCCGCCTGTCTGCATGGTATTCATGGCCGGATGCTTCTGGAAGAGGACCACTGAGAtg GGGGCCTTCTGGGGCCTGATCGTGGGCCTGTTCATGGGCTGCGTGCGGCTGGTCCTGGACTTCGTGTACCCCATCCCGCTGTGCCACGAGACGGACTCCCGGCCCGAGGTGGTGAAGTACGTGCACTACCTGTACTTCTCCATGATCCTGTCGCTCGTCACCATCATCGTCACTGTCGCCGTAAGCCTGGCCACCGAGAAACCGTCTGAAGACCAG ATCAGTGGGCTGACGTGGTCCACGCGGTTTGACAGCGTGAAGAAGAGGCGCGCGAGTGTGGAGGCGGGGATCTCCGTGGAGCAGAGCCAATCAAAGCTtccagaggaggagcagaacaGCAGTGGAGATGCTGACCAAGTGAAGAGGG GCTCCCTTTCCACAGTGGATGGCAAGGTAGGGGGCGTCTCCCGGCTAAAGTCTGTCTTCCTGTGGGTGTGCGGGATGGAGCGCGAGGAGACGGGGTCTTGtccccaagccccgccccttccagTGGATACCACGTGCTTGCTGGAGGAAGATCCGAACATGAGGCACTTCGTCAACGGCAACCTCATTGTATGCATGTCCGTTGCCGTCTTTCTCATTGGCTACTGGGCCTAG
- the arhgap17b gene encoding rho GTPase-activating protein 17b isoform X2 — protein MKKQFNRMKQLANQTVGRAEKTEVLSEDLLQIERRLETVRLVAHNAHKRLVGCLQAHGGTDGEKRHKKLPLTALSQAMQEGGNQLGEESLIGKMMESCGEAENSLASVLIQHEVQIERDILDPLNQLAEVEIPNIQKQRKQLAKHVLDYDSAKNRYFQISKSAISSGTNPALTAKVDALKEEMDDALNKVEICKDQLSADLYNFFSKEGEYAGYFLTLLEAQADYHRRSLTTLESLLPNIKAQQESWMEKPAFGTHLDEHLKRSNREIALPIEACVMMLLETGMKEEGLFRIAAGASKLKKLKAALDCSTSQLEEFYSDPHAVAGALKSYLRELPEPLMSFQLYDDWTQAASVSDPDKRMQALWVTCDKLPKNNKANFRYLVKFLAKLAQDSDVNKMSPSNIAIVLGPNLLWAKAEGNLAELAAATSVHAVAIIEPIIQHAEWFFPGDIDFNVSGMFALPTVAGGDYDSGTLERRRPGSMENDSRKDSTHRDHFTTPPSQRNGGPGTAGMPAGGSRSGSPHMARRGTKKPAPAPPKPANPPPVQPGPQAPTSSGATTPADPHPKLTSRHSQSSQSGSPHPGAVRRHSSTLTPLQAPNHPPPQPPPQIAPPPLLKGSGQAAVTESGADQSPPRTPSPPDTPPPPTDPSEMNPYALPFSFQTGSLPRPKPVPRPRHRPGVPPPPQPPTHAGDGANDLKIFTG, from the exons GGCGGAGAAAACCGAAGTGCTCAGCGAAGACCTGCTACAG ATCGAGCGGCGGCTGGAGACGGTGCGGCTGGTGGCCCACAATGCCCACAAGCGCCTGGTGGGCTGCCTGCAGGCCCACGGCGGCACAGACGGGGAGAAGAGACAC AAAAAACTGCCCCTGACGGCCCTGTCACAGGCCATGCAGGAGGGGGGCAATCAGCTGGGAGAAGAGTCCCTGATTGG TAAGATGATGGAGAGTTGCGGAGAGGCAGAGAACAGCTTGGCCAGCGTACTGATACAGCATGAGGttcagatagagagagacatcCTGGACCCCCTCAACCAGCTGGCAGAG GTGGAAATACCCAACATTCAGAAACAGAGGAAACAGCTGGCCAAGCACGTACTGGACTACGACTCTGCCAAAAACAG GTATTTTCAGATATCCAAGTCAGCGATCTCGTCAGGAACTAACCCGGCTCTGACTGCCAAGGTGGACGCTCTGAAGGAGGAGATGGATGATGCCTTGAACAAAGTGGAGATATGCAAG GACCAGCTGTCTGCAGATCTGTATAATTTCTTCTCTAAGGAGGGGGAGTACGCCGGCTATTTCCTTACG ttaCTGGAGGCTCAGGCAGATTACCACAGGAGATCTCTCACCACTTTAGAGAGCCTCTTACCCAACATAAAAGCACAGCAAG AGTCTTGGATGGAGAAGCCGGCGTTTGGCACTCACCTGGACGAGCACCTGAAGCGCAGCAACCGGGAGATCGCCCTGCCCATCGAGGCCTGCGTCATGATGCTGCTGGAGACCGGCATGAAGGAGGAG GGGCTGTTCCGAATCGCTGCGGGAGCCTCCAAGCTGAAGAAGCTGAAGGCGGCGCTGGACTGCTCCACCTCCCAGCTGGAGGAGTTCTACTCCGACCCCCACGCTGTAGCTG GCGCTCTGAAGTCATACCTGAGAGAGCTACCTGAACCCCTCATGTCTTTCCAGCTCTACGATGATTGGACACAGGCAGCAAG TGTGTCGGACCCCGACAAACGAATGCAGGCTCTGTGGGTGACTTGCGACAAACTGCCAAAGAACAACAAGGCTAACTTCAG GTATCTGGTGAAGTTCCTGGCCAAGCTGGCCCAGGACAGCGATGTAAACAAGATGTCCCCCAGTAACATCGCCATCGTCCTGGGGCCCAATCTGCTGTGGGCCAAAGCCGAGGG caatCTAGCAGAGTTAGCAGCTGCTACCTCAGTCCATGCAGTCGCCATCATAGAGCCCATCATCCAGCACGCTGAATGGTTCTTCCCAGGAg ACATCGACTTCAACGTGTCGGGCATGTTTGCCCTGCCGACGGTGGCTGGCGGTGACTATGACTCGGGCACCCTGGAGAGGCGGCGGCCTGGCAGCATGGAGAACGACAGTCGGAAAGACAG CACCCACCGTGACCACTTCACCACACCCCCATCTCAGCGGAACGGGGGTCCGGGCACGGCTGGCATGCCAGCGGGCGGGTCCCGCAGCGGCAGCCCCCACATGGCGCGCAGAG GTACAAAGAAgcctgcccctgccccgcccaaaCCGGCCAACCCCCCTCCAGTGCAGCCTGGCCCTCAGGCGCCTACGTCGTCCGGGGCGACCACGCCCGCGGACCCACACCCCAAACTGACCTCCCGGCACTCCCAGTCCAGTCAGAGCGGATCGCCGCACCCGGGCGCCGTCCGCCGCCACTCCAGCACCCTGACGCCCCTCCAAGCGCCCAACCACCCGCCCCCGCAGCCGCCGCCCCAGATAGCCCCGCCTCCCCTGCTCAAGGGCTCCGGCCAGGCGGCGGTGACTGAGTCAGGGGCGGACCAGTCCCCTCCCagaacccccagccccccggacacccctccacccccgacGGATCCCTCCGAAATGAACCCCTACGCCCTGCCCTTCTCTTTCCAAACCGGCTCGCTGCCTCGTCCAAAGCCTGTGCCGAGACCGCGGCACCGCCCCGGTGtgcctccgcccccccagccccccacccacgCCGGTGACGGCGCCAACGACCTCAAAATCTTCACCG GTTGA